From the Longimicrobium sp. genome, the window GCCGGTGACGCCCGCGCGCGACACGTAGTAGATGAATCCGCGCGCCGCCCGGGCGATGTCCTTCACCCGCGCCGGCGTGGTCGTCGGCGCGATCAGGCGGATCAGGTCCAGGGCGCTCTCGTCCACCGCCCGCTCGATCCCCGCGTCCGCGCCGACGGGAAGGTCGACCAGCAGCACGGCGTCGGCCCCCGCCCCGGCGGCGTCGGACAGAAAGCGCCTCAGGCCGTGGTGGATCACGGGGTTGAGATAGGTGAAGAGGACCACGGGGGTGTCGCTCTCGCGCCGGAACTCGGCCAGCATCGAGAGCGTCCACGGCAGGTCCGCGCCCTGCTCGATGGCCGCGAACGACGACTTCTGGACCGTGGGCCCGTCGGCCAGCGGATCGCTGAAGGGAATGCCCAGCTCGATCACGTCGGCGCCCTCTTCGGCCAGCATCCGCAGCACCTCGAGCATGCCGGCGGGGGACGGGTGCCCGGCGGTGACGTACGGAACGAACGCCGCGCGCCCCGAAGCGCGCGCGGCGGCAAAGGCACGCGCCACCCCGGCGCGCTCAGACGAAGTAGTCACCGACATTGATTCCGTACCGCTCCGGGTCCGTGGTCTTGATGATGCTGTGCCGCGGCCTGCCCGACGCGTCGGTCTCGGAAAGGTCCAGCGTGCGCGGAGGCGAGACGGGCACCCCCAGCGGGTCGAACAGCACCCGCACGATGGGCTGGTGCAGCGCCTCGGGGTTGGGGTTGGCCTGCACGACCACGGCCAGCTCGTAGGTGTCCAGGATGACCACGCTGCCCACCGGGTAGATCCCGGTCATGGAGATGAACGCCTTCACCACCAGCGGGTCGAAGCCGCGCGCGGGGTTGTCGCGCATCTCGCGCAGCACCTTGTCGGCCGGCCAGGGCTGCGCCTGGTAGCTGCGCTTGGTGGTGGCCGCGTCGAAGCCGTCGGCCACCGCCACGATGCGCCCGAAGAGCGTGGGCTCGCGCCGGCGGATGGACTGCGGGTACCCCGTCTGGTCCACCTTCATGTGGTGCTCGTAGGCCACCAGCATCGCCCGGAGCGGCATCTCCGACAGGCCGCGCATCTCGAAGAGGGAGAGAAGGCCCTCGGCGGGATGCTGCTGCATCTCCTGGAACTCGTCCGCCGTGAGCGGCCCCTCCTTGTTGATGAGCTCGATGCGCATCCGCACCTTCCCCACGTCGTGCAGGAGCGCGCCCAGCCCCAGCTCGTACAGCTGGTGCTTGTCGAACCCCAGCTTCTTCCCCAGGGCCACGGAGAAGATGCAGACGTTCACCGAGTGGGTGAAGGTGTACTCGTCGTAGTCGCGCAGCGTGGTGAGGCCGACGATGGAGGCCTCGTTGGTCAGCACCTGGTCCACGATGGCCTGCACCGCGCGCTTCACCGGGCGCAGGGACACGCCGCGGCCGATGCGCAGCCCCGTCATGGCGTCGCGGGCGACGGCCACGGTCTGCGCGTAGGTGCGCTTGGCGATCTGCCGCGCCTTGTCGCCCGTGGGATCGGGCTCGCCGTCGCGCCCCGGGCCGACGGCCAGGTGGAGGACGGCGGTGCGCCCCAGCCGGTCGAAGAAGGCGGCGAAGGGCTCCGCCTCGGCCGGCTCGGCGTTGACGAGCGAGAGGAGCGCCGTCCACTCGCCGCGCTCCACGCCGTGGAACACCTCCAGCTGCCCGATGCCGTGGCGCTCCAGCGCGCGGCCCACCTGGCCGAAGGTGGCGTAGCTGGCCAGGTCCTGCCGCAGGCGCACGTCGTTGACGAAGAAGAAGTCGCCCACGTAGCGCACCACGATCTCGTCCTCGTGCCCCAGCACCGCCTGCGCGGCCGCCTCGAGGGAGGAGAGCGCCTCGACCACCGCCTGGTTCTCGAGCGGGTACAGCTGCAGCGCCCGCAGCGCCCCGGCCAGCGCGAACACCAGGTCGCGCCCGCGCCGCTGGAGGTCGCGGTCCTCGGCGGTCAGCAGGGGCGACGCCTGCGCGTGGCGCGGGGCGTCGGCGGGGTGCGTCGTCATCAGCTCGCTCACTGGCGCACCGCCTTCAGCGCGCGCCCCACAGCGCTGCGCACCACGGGGTCGGCGTCGGCCGCGGCGGCGTTCAGCGCCTTCTCGGCGGCCGGGTGGCGGATGCGCCCCAGCCCCAGTGCCGCGCAGGCGCGGATCTCGGGCGATTCGCGGCGCCCCAGCCAGCTCTTTCCGTTCAGGATCTTCTCCAGCATCGGCACCCCGTCCGCCCCCGCCAGCCCGCCGTACGCCTCGAAGAAGGCGATGCGTTCGGTCAATTCCGACTCGCGCAGCCGCTTCCCGTCCAGCGCCGCCTCCAGCTTCGCCTTCGCCGGCGCGTAGCGCAGCGCCGCCAGCGCGCGCGCGGCGGCGACGCGCACCTTGCCGTCCGCATCTTCCAGCGCGCCCTCCAGCGCCTCGCTGGCCGTGGGCGAGCGCAGCTCCTGCAGCGCCTCGACCGCCGCCAGCCGCGTTCCCGCCTCGGGACGGCGCAGCAGCCGCGCGACGTCGCCCGCCGCGGTGGTGATGCGCAGCCGGCCGATGAGCCGCGCCGCGCCCGCCGCGACCGCGGGGTCGTGCTCGGCCACGAGACGGGAGACGTGCTCGCGCGCCGTGCCCGCCAGGCGCTCGGCGGCGGCCTGCACGGTGCGGCGCACGGCGGGGACGGCGCTGGTCTCCGCGGCCTTCAGCAGCGGCCCGAGCGCGTCG encodes:
- a CDS encoding HD-GYP domain-containing protein, which codes for MSELMTTHPADAPRHAQASPLLTAEDRDLQRRGRDLVFALAGALRALQLYPLENQAVVEALSSLEAAAQAVLGHEDEIVVRYVGDFFFVNDVRLRQDLASYATFGQVGRALERHGIGQLEVFHGVERGEWTALLSLVNAEPAEAEPFAAFFDRLGRTAVLHLAVGPGRDGEPDPTGDKARQIAKRTYAQTVAVARDAMTGLRIGRGVSLRPVKRAVQAIVDQVLTNEASIVGLTTLRDYDEYTFTHSVNVCIFSVALGKKLGFDKHQLYELGLGALLHDVGKVRMRIELINKEGPLTADEFQEMQQHPAEGLLSLFEMRGLSEMPLRAMLVAYEHHMKVDQTGYPQSIRRREPTLFGRIVAVADGFDAATTKRSYQAQPWPADKVLREMRDNPARGFDPLVVKAFISMTGIYPVGSVVILDTYELAVVVQANPNPEALHQPIVRVLFDPLGVPVSPPRTLDLSETDASGRPRHSIIKTTDPERYGINVGDYFV
- the trpA gene encoding tryptophan synthase subunit alpha codes for the protein MTTSSERAGVARAFAAARASGRAAFVPYVTAGHPSPAGMLEVLRMLAEEGADVIELGIPFSDPLADGPTVQKSSFAAIEQGADLPWTLSMLAEFRRESDTPVVLFTYLNPVIHHGLRRFLSDAAGAGADAVLLVDLPVGADAGIERAVDESALDLIRLIAPTTTPARVKDIARAARGFIYYVSRAGVTGAQADLSAGLAREVAEVRAVTDVPVAVGFGISTPEQAAAVARIADGVVVGSALVDALGRGGVDAARTYVRSLRAAIDAAARPGA